DNA sequence from the Arthrobacter jinronghuae genome:
ATTCTCGTGGTTGTCCTCGCAGGTTACAACCCGTACGGCGGCCGAGGACGGGTTATCAGCTTGGCCCTGGGGCTCATTCTGTTGCAATCCCTTCAGAGCGCATTCACCATCCTGCAATTCAACCCTTACGTAAAAAATCTCATCTGGGGTTCGCTGCTGTTGCTGGTGATGGTGGTCAACTACTACGTTGCTCGCTGGAATCCGCTTCCTGTGTCCCCATCCCTTGGGCCGAAGGAGCCAGGATCCGCATCAGGCTCCACCGGCTCATCGGTAGCCGTCACGCACCGACCACTCGGTAAGGATGCGGACCCGGATCCCCGCGCATCGGTTGAGGCGGGCGGGCAACCAGGATGAGCGCCTTCCACCACCAAGCTGCCGAAATAGTCTCCGAGCTTGATGCGACCGTCGCCCGGGTAAGTACCGACGAGGTGGAGAACACCCTTAATGCGTTGATGACCGCCAATACCATTTTCGTGATTGGTGTAGGCCGGGAAGGACTTGCTGCCAAGGGGTTCGCAATGCGCCTGGCTCACCTCGGCCTTCGTGTGCATTGGGCATGGGATGACACCACTCCCGCTGTCACCGCTGATGATGCACTGCTCATGGTCAACGGACCCGGAAATATCGGGCATCTCGACTATGTCTTTGATCGGGTGAGAGAGGTGGGAGCAACGACAATCGTGGTTTCTGCACTAGCCGGCGCCCGCACCCCAGGTATGGCCGATGTGACACTTATCGTGCCAGCGACGGTTTATCGAGGGAAGGGAGACCTTGTCCCCTCCATACAGCCGATGGGCAGCCTGTTCGAGCAGGCAACCCTTTTGGTCTTCGACACGCTAATACTGCAGCTAATTGAGCGTCTAGGCATCCATTCCTAC
Encoded proteins:
- a CDS encoding SIS domain-containing protein translates to MSAFHHQAAEIVSELDATVARVSTDEVENTLNALMTANTIFVIGVGREGLAAKGFAMRLAHLGLRVHWAWDDTTPAVTADDALLMVNGPGNIGHLDYVFDRVREVGATTIVVSALAGARTPGMADVTLIVPATVYRGKGDLVPSIQPMGSLFEQATLLVFDTLILQLIERLGIHSYAELAPRHRNFE